A genomic region of Lachnoclostridium edouardi contains the following coding sequences:
- a CDS encoding DDE-type integrase/transposase/recombinase, which yields MATITQDMRYRLSLIRFAEKFGVSKAAVKYKTNRQYIYRWKRRFDGSWDSLRDRSRRPLHHPNQHTPQEISLISHMRRRNPNAGLVIFWVKLMHRGYSRSISGLYRFLRKQKMMAVKPANPKYVPKPYEQMLFPGQRIQIDVKFVPSICLVNQAQGQSFFQYTAIDEYSRWRFVEAFEEHNTYSSAVFLDHLVKVFPLPIQCVQTDNGSEFTKRFTGTKREENLTLFEERLRQYGIKHKKIRPFTPRHNGKVERSHRKDNERFYATHTLYSFEDFAAQLKVYNRRGYNNFPMRPLGWKTPNEVLRDYLR from the coding sequence ATGGCTACTATAACACAAGATATGAGGTATCGTCTATCACTAATTCGTTTCGCTGAAAAATTTGGCGTCTCCAAAGCCGCTGTCAAATATAAAACTAACAGACAGTATATCTACCGCTGGAAACGTCGCTTTGACGGCTCCTGGGACTCCCTTAGGGATCGTTCCAGAAGACCTCTTCACCATCCCAATCAGCATACCCCTCAGGAGATCTCTCTCATCTCTCATATGCGACGCAGAAACCCTAATGCTGGACTGGTTATCTTCTGGGTAAAACTTATGCACCGCGGCTATTCCCGTTCTATTTCCGGGCTTTACCGCTTTCTTCGCAAACAGAAAATGATGGCTGTTAAGCCTGCTAATCCCAAGTACGTTCCTAAGCCCTATGAACAGATGCTTTTTCCTGGGCAGCGAATTCAGATTGATGTAAAGTTTGTTCCCTCTATCTGTCTGGTGAATCAGGCACAGGGACAGAGCTTCTTTCAATACACTGCTATTGACGAATACTCACGCTGGCGCTTTGTGGAGGCCTTTGAGGAGCACAATACTTACTCTTCCGCTGTATTTCTTGATCACCTGGTGAAGGTCTTTCCTCTGCCCATTCAGTGTGTCCAGACAGATAACGGAAGTGAATTCACTAAACGGTTTACAGGAACAAAACGGGAGGAAAACCTTACCCTATTTGAGGAAAGGCTGCGCCAGTATGGGATTAAGCACAAAAAGATCCGGCCCTTTACGCCACGGCATAATGGAAAGGTAGAAAGAAGTCATCGAAAGGACAATGAACGTTTTTATGCAACACACACATTGTATTCCTTTGAGGACTTTGCTGCCCAGTTAAAGGTATATAACCGCAGAGGTTATAATAACTTTCCCATGCGGCCTTTGGGATGGAAAACACCTAACGAGGTACTGAGAGATTATTTACGGTAA
- a CDS encoding type IV secretory system conjugative DNA transfer family protein: protein MDDNTAIPILLDDAFYQLSVRKDIFWNPQHSPHIIVVGATGSGKTYLCKLILAKLSRYYAQSELIICDMKADKDYAFLADAKNYYRFMDCANGLEKMNSLLVERQKESSDRHLVILYFDEWASFISSLSTDKKASANALQTLSRLLMMGRSFNLQIIISQQRADASTFGTARDNFNLAIGLGNMSKESQQMLFSDFRSEMLPNRMRGTGYLLANGSNFHSVRVPNINRMDLLEADIIAGTTRYETPQMPCKA, encoded by the coding sequence ATGGATGACAATACTGCTATCCCTATTCTCCTAGATGACGCCTTTTATCAATTATCGGTTCGAAAAGATATTTTCTGGAATCCCCAGCATAGTCCGCATATCATTGTTGTAGGGGCTACTGGTTCAGGAAAAACTTATCTATGCAAGCTGATACTGGCAAAACTTTCACGTTACTATGCCCAAAGCGAACTGATTATTTGCGATATGAAAGCTGATAAAGACTATGCTTTTTTAGCTGATGCAAAAAATTACTATCGCTTCATGGACTGTGCCAACGGACTGGAAAAAATGAACAGTCTTCTGGTCGAACGCCAGAAAGAAAGTTCTGACCGCCATCTTGTAATTTTATACTTTGATGAATGGGCTTCCTTTATCAGCAGTTTAAGTACCGACAAAAAAGCATCTGCAAATGCTCTTCAAACATTATCCAGACTTTTAATGATGGGGCGAAGCTTTAACCTTCAAATTATCATCAGTCAGCAGAGAGCTGATGCAAGTACCTTTGGCACTGCCAGAGATAATTTTAATCTTGCCATTGGCCTTGGAAATATGTCCAAAGAAAGTCAGCAAATGCTGTTTTCTGATTTCCGTTCAGAAATGCTTCCAAATCGTATGAGAGGTACGGGATATTTGCTTGCAAATGGCTCTAATTTTCACTCCGTGCGTGTTCCAAACATTAACCGCATGGATTTACTGGAAGCTGATATTATTGCTGGAACAACTCGCTACGAAACGCCCCAAATGCCGTGCAAAGCATAA